Within Primulina tabacum isolate GXHZ01 chromosome 5, ASM2559414v2, whole genome shotgun sequence, the genomic segment tattattattattttattttattttatgatttaagtcaTGTTCTGTGTAGTGCGTATGCTCCCTCTTACTTGGTAATTAAATTAGTTACATCATGGAGATAAAATATCAAGAAATCCCTTCTTTTTTTAGTATTATTTCAATAAATTGAGATGATGAAATATATGAGTAGCAAAGTGGATGGTATAGAATCCAGAGAATTgtcattaaaattaaattaaaataactaAATATGCAAAGTACCAAACTGGATGAACACATAACTATGTAAGCTTTCGCCATTGCAATTCCTTCATCAGATCTATCACCTAAATGTGCCAACTCGCAAAAACCACACACAAATGCAGCAAAACTGATGAATTATCATAACTTACCTTCAGAGTGAAAATTCACGAAAATAAAAGTCCTGCGTATTTTTTCCCATTGTCCCTAGATGCAGCCAGTCTTTTAGTAATCACATCCCTTCTCCAGTTTCTGAATGCTTTACTTCATATTCATCATCCTCACCCTCGTCATCATCGTCCTCATCTTCTTCCGAGTACACATCATCGAATAATCTGAGACTCCTGAGCTCATTTTTAGCATCATCTTCGCTGAATTCCAGTCCATATTTGATGTCACGGTGTTTGACCAAAAGCCAGCGAAGTAATCTGTCTTCCTTGTTCAGATACCGCAGTTCGCTGTTAAAACTGGGTGGAGTCATCATCGTCATCTGCATCAGCTGGGCCTACATGAGTTGTGTAATAACCACAATGGCATTACTTTGCAGTCACCAactgtaaaaaaaatttcagaaaaacGAGAAAAAAACTGATGGTAATCATGCCCACCGCCTTGTCCCTCCAGTGGCAAGAGATGAAATAAAATGACATAATCATAGAAATCACCTTAACACTTCAACAGACTGGGAAATTAAACAGGTTTCACACAGCATCAAAATCATTGTTGTTAAAACTCCttatatttcattatattcATCTCGGACACTTATTTATGGGCTTCTATTAAACCAACATGCACATGTATAACGTGGATACTAATAGCTTAATATTTCAactattcaattttttttaacatagcTATTCAGATATAGGTGCAAGCTCCTGTGTGCCAATGGGAGCCGATTCACACTTCAATGACAAAGAAACTTAAAGCAACTAAGACCATAAACTTCTAAAATGATCAGAGCTTACTCATGGAAAAAACTTCGACACAATAGCTTAATTCTGTGAAGAACCCTCACAATATTCACCACGCTCAAGGAAGTCAAAAGGACCCAAAACGAGGTTTATACAATAAACTCCAGAACATGAAGCAGCAGAACACATAATGAGGATCCATATGCATATGCAGATGCAAGGCCAAAGGTAAGAGCAGAATCTACCTCCACCACCACGACCATAGGATTTTGCATATCTAACATTGGTTCTTAAAACTCCAGAAATGTACATGTTAGCGCACAAAAATATGAAGCAGAGTTCCTCAACCAACTAAAGAAGTCATTAAATTTACATTCCATCATTTATTGATAATAGCCCTAGGGTAGCAGAAAACATGTCTGACCAAGCCAAACACAGAAACCAgtcaaatgaaatattttagGTTTAAGAAGGATAAGCAGACGGTGTGGCTTGTAGGAGAAACAACCAACTTCACCTGAATTTAAAACACCACATCTCCGAAAACTTTTCACTAGTTCATCTATATAGCTATTGAGAATATCACCAAGCAGAAGAATATAACGCAAATAAACAAACATCATAATGCAGATTTATGAAATAATAACATGATTGTGTGGTTCAAGAAACATAAGGTTTACCTGATAGTATCTTCCATCCAGTTTCTTAATTCCATATCCCAATTGTACGGTCCCAAAGGACTTAATATTGGTCAGAACCCCATTTCTTCCATAGACATGCTTTCCAACCCGTGAAACCAAATCCATCACAGCTTCCTTCACCACATTGGGTTTCAACAAAAGCACACAGTCATAAAGAGGCATCTTTCCTCTCGAACAATCTCAGCTTCCTGCACTTCACaaaatagtatttttttaaTGCCAAATCAGGtgtcaaaaataaataaataaacaaatatatatatatatatgcatataaaATCTAT encodes:
- the LOC142545558 gene encoding small ribosomal subunit protein bS6m, whose product is MPLYDCVLLLKPNVVKEAVMDLVSRVGKHVYGRNGVLTNIKSFGTVQLGYGIKKLDGRYYQAQLMQMTMMTPPSFNSELRYLNKEDRLLRWLLVKHRDIKYGLEFSEDDAKNELRSLRLFDDVYSEEDEDDDDEGEDDEYEVKHSETGEGM